A single genomic interval of Scylla paramamosain isolate STU-SP2022 chromosome 4, ASM3559412v1, whole genome shotgun sequence harbors:
- the LOC135099976 gene encoding uncharacterized protein LOC135099976 isoform X8, which translates to MAKTKTETTVRTYTKDGKRYEETTVVETKEEDDGTITTTTKTTTKTLGSYTTKTVTEGVEGIKLSQGGRASRVSSTSSNDSSPTRVKSQQKTRNEAETKTKKGGLLSKFKGGDKSSDSSDDEEDFAKSVLNSVNEYRAKHGVAKLKLSKELNKYAKIWAKKLATDEKMSHNPDSKYGENVFCLSSNSTNFDAKPKEVVDHWYSEVKDHKFGEEPKGTALKSGHFSQLVWKDTKHMGVGKARSAAGTKVFVVANFDPQGNWMGQFADQVPPVGGFTRTATSDKPLKINKTRKSSSSSESSSDEEDFAEDCLKAHNDYRKKHGAQPLKLSKKLSKVAKEWCETIARKDVLQHRPNNQYGENLYCYYSPDPKFNLKGDEAVKSWYSEIKDFRFGAEPRDLRAGHFTQVVWADSKELGVARVKSRSGKTYVVANYNPPGNFVGSFASQVPRPK; encoded by the exons ATGGCCAAGACCAAGACGGAGACCACCGTTCGCACCTACACCAAGGATGGAAAG CGTTACGAGGAGACGACGGTGGttgagacgaaggaagaggatgatgggaccatcaccaccaccaccaagaccaccaccaaaACCCTCGGCTCGTACACCACCAAGACTGTGACTGAGGGCGTGGAAG GGATCAAGCTAAGCCAAGGGGGTCGTGCGAGTCGTGTGTCGTCCACCAGCAGCAATGACTCCTCTCCCACTCGAGTTAAATCCCAA CAAAAGACAAGGAACGAGGCTGAGACCAAGACGAAGAAGGGCGGGTTGCTGAGCAAGTTTAAGGGTGGCGACAAGTCATCGGATTCCagcgacgacgaggaggacTTCGCCAAGAGCGTCCTGAACAGTGTCAATGAATACAGGGCGAAGCACGGAGTGGCCAAGCTGAAGCTGAGCAAGGAG CTGAACAAATACGCCAAAATATGGGCGAAGAAGCTAGCTACAGACGAGAAGATGTCCCACAATCCTGACAGCAAGTACGGGGAAAATGTCTTCTGCCTCAGCTCCAACTCAACCAACTTCGAT GCGAAACCCAAGGAGGTGGTGGACCACTGGTATTCCGAGGTGAAGGATCACAAATTCGGCGAAGAGCCTAAAGGAACGGCGCTCAAGTCTG GTCACTTCTCGCAGCTGGTGTGGAAAGACACCAAGCACATGGGGGTAGGGAAGGCGAGGAGCGCCGCGGGCACCAAGGTCTTCGTGGTGGCTAACTTCGACCCTCAGGGCAACTGGATGGGCCAGTTTGCCGACCAGGTCCCGCCTGTTGG TGGGTTCACCAGGACGGCTACCTCGGACAAGCCATTAAAAATCAACAAGACTCgcaagtcttcctcctccagtgagTCCTCTTCCGATGAGGAAGATTTCGCTGAAGACTGCCTCAAGGCCCACAATGACTATCGCAAGAAACACGGAGCCCAACCCCTCAAGCTGAGTAAGAAG CTGAGCAAAGTGGCGAAGGAGTGGTGTGAGACAATAGCCAGGAAGGACGTGCTGCAACACCGCCCCAACAATCAGTACGGCGAGAACctgtactgctactactcgCCAGACCCCAAGTTTAACCTCAAAGGGGACGAGGCAGTCAAATCGTGGTACAGCGAGATCAAGGACTTCAGGTTTGGAGCAGAACCCAGGGATCTCAGAGCTG GTCACTTCACGCAGGTGGTCTGGGCTGACTCGAAGGAGCTGGGAGTGGCGCGGGTCAAGTCCAGGTCCGGCAAGACTTACGTGGTGGCTAACTACAACCCTCCCGGTAATTTTGTGGGCAGCTTCGCATCCCAGGTGCCGAGGCCTAAATAA
- the LOC135099976 gene encoding uncharacterized protein LOC135099976 isoform X4 translates to MTPLVAAPRNSGRNFNTMVSKTPRGGSSSLSQKSSDEGTHYHVHYHCRCGKNPYALPGKHITLGEANDKHVENLGHLPFLDIIPPSFTKNNNGKTKIEWSRHSAPQTGGSFRLKWAKHSVTEKPTRTSTKRNAKDSAAARMAKTKTETTVRTYTKDGKRYEETTVVETKEEDDGTITTTTKTTTKTLGSYTTKTVTEGVEGIKLSQGGRASRVSSTSSNDSSPTRVKSQQKTRNEAETKTKKGGLLSKFKGGDKSSDSSDDEEDFAKSVLNSVNEYRAKHGVAKLKLSKELNKYAKIWAKKLATDEKMSHNPDSKYGENVFCLSSNSTNFDAKPKEVVDHWYSEVKDHKFGEEPKGTALKSGHFSQLVWKDTKHMGVGKARSAAGTKVFVVANFDPQGNWMGQFADQVPPVGGFTRTATSDKPLKINKTRKSSSSSESSSDEEDFAEDCLKAHNDYRKKHGAQPLKLSKKLSKVAKEWCETIARKDVLQHRPNNQYGENLYCYYSPDPKFNLKGDEAVKSWYSEIKDFRFGAEPRDLRAGHFTQVVWADSKELGVARVKSRSGKTYVVANYNPPGNFVGSFASQVPRPK, encoded by the exons ATGACCCCGCTGGTGGCTGCTCCTCGCAACTCTGGCCGTAACTTTAACACTATGGTTTCAAAAACACCACGTGGGGGCAGCAGCAGCCTGTCGCAAAAATCTTCGGATGAAGGCACACACTATCACGTTCACTACCACTGCCGGTGCGGGAAGAACCCATATGCCCTCCCAGGAAAACACATCACGCTCGGCGAGGCGAACGACAAGCACGTAGAAAACCTCGGTCATTTACCTTTCCTCGACATAATACCTCCAAGttttactaaaaataataatggtaagaCGAAAATTGAATGGTCGCGACACTCGGCTCCCCAAACTGGAGGATCGTTTCGATTAAAATGGGCGAAGCACAGTGTGACGGAGAAACCAACCAGGACTTCCACGAAAAGGAATGCGAAAGACTCCGCTGCGGCGAG GATGGCCAAGACCAAGACGGAGACCACCGTTCGCACCTACACCAAGGATGGAAAG CGTTACGAGGAGACGACGGTGGttgagacgaaggaagaggatgatgggaccatcaccaccaccaccaagaccaccaccaaaACCCTCGGCTCGTACACCACCAAGACTGTGACTGAGGGCGTGGAAG GGATCAAGCTAAGCCAAGGGGGTCGTGCGAGTCGTGTGTCGTCCACCAGCAGCAATGACTCCTCTCCCACTCGAGTTAAATCCCAA CAAAAGACAAGGAACGAGGCTGAGACCAAGACGAAGAAGGGCGGGTTGCTGAGCAAGTTTAAGGGTGGCGACAAGTCATCGGATTCCagcgacgacgaggaggacTTCGCCAAGAGCGTCCTGAACAGTGTCAATGAATACAGGGCGAAGCACGGAGTGGCCAAGCTGAAGCTGAGCAAGGAG CTGAACAAATACGCCAAAATATGGGCGAAGAAGCTAGCTACAGACGAGAAGATGTCCCACAATCCTGACAGCAAGTACGGGGAAAATGTCTTCTGCCTCAGCTCCAACTCAACCAACTTCGAT GCGAAACCCAAGGAGGTGGTGGACCACTGGTATTCCGAGGTGAAGGATCACAAATTCGGCGAAGAGCCTAAAGGAACGGCGCTCAAGTCTG GTCACTTCTCGCAGCTGGTGTGGAAAGACACCAAGCACATGGGGGTAGGGAAGGCGAGGAGCGCCGCGGGCACCAAGGTCTTCGTGGTGGCTAACTTCGACCCTCAGGGCAACTGGATGGGCCAGTTTGCCGACCAGGTCCCGCCTGTTGG TGGGTTCACCAGGACGGCTACCTCGGACAAGCCATTAAAAATCAACAAGACTCgcaagtcttcctcctccagtgagTCCTCTTCCGATGAGGAAGATTTCGCTGAAGACTGCCTCAAGGCCCACAATGACTATCGCAAGAAACACGGAGCCCAACCCCTCAAGCTGAGTAAGAAG CTGAGCAAAGTGGCGAAGGAGTGGTGTGAGACAATAGCCAGGAAGGACGTGCTGCAACACCGCCCCAACAATCAGTACGGCGAGAACctgtactgctactactcgCCAGACCCCAAGTTTAACCTCAAAGGGGACGAGGCAGTCAAATCGTGGTACAGCGAGATCAAGGACTTCAGGTTTGGAGCAGAACCCAGGGATCTCAGAGCTG GTCACTTCACGCAGGTGGTCTGGGCTGACTCGAAGGAGCTGGGAGTGGCGCGGGTCAAGTCCAGGTCCGGCAAGACTTACGTGGTGGCTAACTACAACCCTCCCGGTAATTTTGTGGGCAGCTTCGCATCCCAGGTGCCGAGGCCTAAATAA
- the LOC135099976 gene encoding uncharacterized protein LOC135099976 isoform X3, with amino-acid sequence MTPLVAAPRNSGRNFNTMVSKTPRGGSSSLSQKSSDEGTHYHVHYHCRCGKNPYALPGKHITLGEANDKHVENLGHLPFLDIIPPSFTKNNNGKTKIEWSRHSAPQTGGSFRLKWAKHSVTEKPTRTSTKRNAKDSAAARMAKTKTETTVRTYTKDGKRYEETTVVETKEEDDGTITTTTKTTTKTLGSYTTKTVTEGVEGIKLSQGGRASRVSSTSSNDSSPTRVKSQQKTRNEAETKTKKGGLLSKFKGGDKSSDSSDDEEDFAKSVLNSVNEYRAKHGVAKLKLSKEVFAIVMLNKYAKIWAKKLATDEKMSHNPDSKYGENVFCLSSNSTNFDAKPKEVVDHWYSEVKDHKFGEEPKGTALKSGHFSQLVWKDTKHMGVGKARSAAGTKVFVVANFDPQGNWMGQFADQVPPVGGFTRTATSDKPLKINKTRKSSSSSESSSDEEDFAEDCLKAHNDYRKKHGAQPLKLSKKLSKVAKEWCETIARKDVLQHRPNNQYGENLYCYYSPDPKFNLKGDEAVKSWYSEIKDFRFGAEPRDLRAGHFTQVVWADSKELGVARVKSRSGKTYVVANYNPPGNFVGSFASQVPRPK; translated from the exons ATGACCCCGCTGGTGGCTGCTCCTCGCAACTCTGGCCGTAACTTTAACACTATGGTTTCAAAAACACCACGTGGGGGCAGCAGCAGCCTGTCGCAAAAATCTTCGGATGAAGGCACACACTATCACGTTCACTACCACTGCCGGTGCGGGAAGAACCCATATGCCCTCCCAGGAAAACACATCACGCTCGGCGAGGCGAACGACAAGCACGTAGAAAACCTCGGTCATTTACCTTTCCTCGACATAATACCTCCAAGttttactaaaaataataatggtaagaCGAAAATTGAATGGTCGCGACACTCGGCTCCCCAAACTGGAGGATCGTTTCGATTAAAATGGGCGAAGCACAGTGTGACGGAGAAACCAACCAGGACTTCCACGAAAAGGAATGCGAAAGACTCCGCTGCGGCGAG GATGGCCAAGACCAAGACGGAGACCACCGTTCGCACCTACACCAAGGATGGAAAG CGTTACGAGGAGACGACGGTGGttgagacgaaggaagaggatgatgggaccatcaccaccaccaccaagaccaccaccaaaACCCTCGGCTCGTACACCACCAAGACTGTGACTGAGGGCGTGGAAG GGATCAAGCTAAGCCAAGGGGGTCGTGCGAGTCGTGTGTCGTCCACCAGCAGCAATGACTCCTCTCCCACTCGAGTTAAATCCCAA CAAAAGACAAGGAACGAGGCTGAGACCAAGACGAAGAAGGGCGGGTTGCTGAGCAAGTTTAAGGGTGGCGACAAGTCATCGGATTCCagcgacgacgaggaggacTTCGCCAAGAGCGTCCTGAACAGTGTCAATGAATACAGGGCGAAGCACGGAGTGGCCAAGCTGAAGCTGAGCAAGGAG GTGTTCGCCATAGTGATG CTGAACAAATACGCCAAAATATGGGCGAAGAAGCTAGCTACAGACGAGAAGATGTCCCACAATCCTGACAGCAAGTACGGGGAAAATGTCTTCTGCCTCAGCTCCAACTCAACCAACTTCGAT GCGAAACCCAAGGAGGTGGTGGACCACTGGTATTCCGAGGTGAAGGATCACAAATTCGGCGAAGAGCCTAAAGGAACGGCGCTCAAGTCTG GTCACTTCTCGCAGCTGGTGTGGAAAGACACCAAGCACATGGGGGTAGGGAAGGCGAGGAGCGCCGCGGGCACCAAGGTCTTCGTGGTGGCTAACTTCGACCCTCAGGGCAACTGGATGGGCCAGTTTGCCGACCAGGTCCCGCCTGTTGG TGGGTTCACCAGGACGGCTACCTCGGACAAGCCATTAAAAATCAACAAGACTCgcaagtcttcctcctccagtgagTCCTCTTCCGATGAGGAAGATTTCGCTGAAGACTGCCTCAAGGCCCACAATGACTATCGCAAGAAACACGGAGCCCAACCCCTCAAGCTGAGTAAGAAG CTGAGCAAAGTGGCGAAGGAGTGGTGTGAGACAATAGCCAGGAAGGACGTGCTGCAACACCGCCCCAACAATCAGTACGGCGAGAACctgtactgctactactcgCCAGACCCCAAGTTTAACCTCAAAGGGGACGAGGCAGTCAAATCGTGGTACAGCGAGATCAAGGACTTCAGGTTTGGAGCAGAACCCAGGGATCTCAGAGCTG GTCACTTCACGCAGGTGGTCTGGGCTGACTCGAAGGAGCTGGGAGTGGCGCGGGTCAAGTCCAGGTCCGGCAAGACTTACGTGGTGGCTAACTACAACCCTCCCGGTAATTTTGTGGGCAGCTTCGCATCCCAGGTGCCGAGGCCTAAATAA
- the LOC135099976 gene encoding uncharacterized protein LOC135099976 isoform X5 produces the protein MTRQGWRVLVNTSHLRLHITARYSTLAFTDRNTTPVLANNNSDRMAKTKTETTVRTYTKDGKRYEETTVVETKEEDDGTITTTTKTTTKTLGSYTTKTVTEGVEGIKLSQGGRASRVSSTSSNDSSPTRVKSQQKTRNEAETKTKKGGLLSKFKGGDKSSDSSDDEEDFAKSVLNSVNEYRAKHGVAKLKLSKEVFAIVMLNKYAKIWAKKLATDEKMSHNPDSKYGENVFCLSSNSTNFDAKPKEVVDHWYSEVKDHKFGEEPKGTALKSGHFSQLVWKDTKHMGVGKARSAAGTKVFVVANFDPQGNWMGQFADQVPPVGGFTRTATSDKPLKINKTRKSSSSSESSSDEEDFAEDCLKAHNDYRKKHGAQPLKLSKKLSKVAKEWCETIARKDVLQHRPNNQYGENLYCYYSPDPKFNLKGDEAVKSWYSEIKDFRFGAEPRDLRAGHFTQVVWADSKELGVARVKSRSGKTYVVANYNPPGNFVGSFASQVPRPK, from the exons ATGACCAGGCAAGGGTGGCGGGTATTAGTGAACACGTCACACCTTCGCCTCCACATCACGGCACGATACTCAACACTTGCCTTCACTGACAGAAACACTACACCAGTGCTCGCCAACAATAATAGTGACAG GATGGCCAAGACCAAGACGGAGACCACCGTTCGCACCTACACCAAGGATGGAAAG CGTTACGAGGAGACGACGGTGGttgagacgaaggaagaggatgatgggaccatcaccaccaccaccaagaccaccaccaaaACCCTCGGCTCGTACACCACCAAGACTGTGACTGAGGGCGTGGAAG GGATCAAGCTAAGCCAAGGGGGTCGTGCGAGTCGTGTGTCGTCCACCAGCAGCAATGACTCCTCTCCCACTCGAGTTAAATCCCAA CAAAAGACAAGGAACGAGGCTGAGACCAAGACGAAGAAGGGCGGGTTGCTGAGCAAGTTTAAGGGTGGCGACAAGTCATCGGATTCCagcgacgacgaggaggacTTCGCCAAGAGCGTCCTGAACAGTGTCAATGAATACAGGGCGAAGCACGGAGTGGCCAAGCTGAAGCTGAGCAAGGAG GTGTTCGCCATAGTGATG CTGAACAAATACGCCAAAATATGGGCGAAGAAGCTAGCTACAGACGAGAAGATGTCCCACAATCCTGACAGCAAGTACGGGGAAAATGTCTTCTGCCTCAGCTCCAACTCAACCAACTTCGAT GCGAAACCCAAGGAGGTGGTGGACCACTGGTATTCCGAGGTGAAGGATCACAAATTCGGCGAAGAGCCTAAAGGAACGGCGCTCAAGTCTG GTCACTTCTCGCAGCTGGTGTGGAAAGACACCAAGCACATGGGGGTAGGGAAGGCGAGGAGCGCCGCGGGCACCAAGGTCTTCGTGGTGGCTAACTTCGACCCTCAGGGCAACTGGATGGGCCAGTTTGCCGACCAGGTCCCGCCTGTTGG TGGGTTCACCAGGACGGCTACCTCGGACAAGCCATTAAAAATCAACAAGACTCgcaagtcttcctcctccagtgagTCCTCTTCCGATGAGGAAGATTTCGCTGAAGACTGCCTCAAGGCCCACAATGACTATCGCAAGAAACACGGAGCCCAACCCCTCAAGCTGAGTAAGAAG CTGAGCAAAGTGGCGAAGGAGTGGTGTGAGACAATAGCCAGGAAGGACGTGCTGCAACACCGCCCCAACAATCAGTACGGCGAGAACctgtactgctactactcgCCAGACCCCAAGTTTAACCTCAAAGGGGACGAGGCAGTCAAATCGTGGTACAGCGAGATCAAGGACTTCAGGTTTGGAGCAGAACCCAGGGATCTCAGAGCTG GTCACTTCACGCAGGTGGTCTGGGCTGACTCGAAGGAGCTGGGAGTGGCGCGGGTCAAGTCCAGGTCCGGCAAGACTTACGTGGTGGCTAACTACAACCCTCCCGGTAATTTTGTGGGCAGCTTCGCATCCCAGGTGCCGAGGCCTAAATAA
- the LOC135099976 gene encoding uncharacterized protein LOC135099976 isoform X6, translating into MTRQGWRVLVNTSHLRLHITARYSTLAFTDRNTTPVLANNNSDRMAKTKTETTVRTYTKDGKRYEETTVVETKEEDDGTITTTTKTTTKTLGSYTTKTVTEGVEGIKLSQGGRASRVSSTSSNDSSPTRVKSQQKTRNEAETKTKKGGLLSKFKGGDKSSDSSDDEEDFAKSVLNSVNEYRAKHGVAKLKLSKELNKYAKIWAKKLATDEKMSHNPDSKYGENVFCLSSNSTNFDAKPKEVVDHWYSEVKDHKFGEEPKGTALKSGHFSQLVWKDTKHMGVGKARSAAGTKVFVVANFDPQGNWMGQFADQVPPVGGFTRTATSDKPLKINKTRKSSSSSESSSDEEDFAEDCLKAHNDYRKKHGAQPLKLSKKLSKVAKEWCETIARKDVLQHRPNNQYGENLYCYYSPDPKFNLKGDEAVKSWYSEIKDFRFGAEPRDLRAGHFTQVVWADSKELGVARVKSRSGKTYVVANYNPPGNFVGSFASQVPRPK; encoded by the exons ATGACCAGGCAAGGGTGGCGGGTATTAGTGAACACGTCACACCTTCGCCTCCACATCACGGCACGATACTCAACACTTGCCTTCACTGACAGAAACACTACACCAGTGCTCGCCAACAATAATAGTGACAG GATGGCCAAGACCAAGACGGAGACCACCGTTCGCACCTACACCAAGGATGGAAAG CGTTACGAGGAGACGACGGTGGttgagacgaaggaagaggatgatgggaccatcaccaccaccaccaagaccaccaccaaaACCCTCGGCTCGTACACCACCAAGACTGTGACTGAGGGCGTGGAAG GGATCAAGCTAAGCCAAGGGGGTCGTGCGAGTCGTGTGTCGTCCACCAGCAGCAATGACTCCTCTCCCACTCGAGTTAAATCCCAA CAAAAGACAAGGAACGAGGCTGAGACCAAGACGAAGAAGGGCGGGTTGCTGAGCAAGTTTAAGGGTGGCGACAAGTCATCGGATTCCagcgacgacgaggaggacTTCGCCAAGAGCGTCCTGAACAGTGTCAATGAATACAGGGCGAAGCACGGAGTGGCCAAGCTGAAGCTGAGCAAGGAG CTGAACAAATACGCCAAAATATGGGCGAAGAAGCTAGCTACAGACGAGAAGATGTCCCACAATCCTGACAGCAAGTACGGGGAAAATGTCTTCTGCCTCAGCTCCAACTCAACCAACTTCGAT GCGAAACCCAAGGAGGTGGTGGACCACTGGTATTCCGAGGTGAAGGATCACAAATTCGGCGAAGAGCCTAAAGGAACGGCGCTCAAGTCTG GTCACTTCTCGCAGCTGGTGTGGAAAGACACCAAGCACATGGGGGTAGGGAAGGCGAGGAGCGCCGCGGGCACCAAGGTCTTCGTGGTGGCTAACTTCGACCCTCAGGGCAACTGGATGGGCCAGTTTGCCGACCAGGTCCCGCCTGTTGG TGGGTTCACCAGGACGGCTACCTCGGACAAGCCATTAAAAATCAACAAGACTCgcaagtcttcctcctccagtgagTCCTCTTCCGATGAGGAAGATTTCGCTGAAGACTGCCTCAAGGCCCACAATGACTATCGCAAGAAACACGGAGCCCAACCCCTCAAGCTGAGTAAGAAG CTGAGCAAAGTGGCGAAGGAGTGGTGTGAGACAATAGCCAGGAAGGACGTGCTGCAACACCGCCCCAACAATCAGTACGGCGAGAACctgtactgctactactcgCCAGACCCCAAGTTTAACCTCAAAGGGGACGAGGCAGTCAAATCGTGGTACAGCGAGATCAAGGACTTCAGGTTTGGAGCAGAACCCAGGGATCTCAGAGCTG GTCACTTCACGCAGGTGGTCTGGGCTGACTCGAAGGAGCTGGGAGTGGCGCGGGTCAAGTCCAGGTCCGGCAAGACTTACGTGGTGGCTAACTACAACCCTCCCGGTAATTTTGTGGGCAGCTTCGCATCCCAGGTGCCGAGGCCTAAATAA
- the LOC135099976 gene encoding uncharacterized protein LOC135099976 isoform X7 yields the protein MAKTKTETTVRTYTKDGKRYEETTVVETKEEDDGTITTTTKTTTKTLGSYTTKTVTEGVEGIKLSQGGRASRVSSTSSNDSSPTRVKSQQKTRNEAETKTKKGGLLSKFKGGDKSSDSSDDEEDFAKSVLNSVNEYRAKHGVAKLKLSKEVFAIVMLNKYAKIWAKKLATDEKMSHNPDSKYGENVFCLSSNSTNFDAKPKEVVDHWYSEVKDHKFGEEPKGTALKSGHFSQLVWKDTKHMGVGKARSAAGTKVFVVANFDPQGNWMGQFADQVPPVGGFTRTATSDKPLKINKTRKSSSSSESSSDEEDFAEDCLKAHNDYRKKHGAQPLKLSKKLSKVAKEWCETIARKDVLQHRPNNQYGENLYCYYSPDPKFNLKGDEAVKSWYSEIKDFRFGAEPRDLRAGHFTQVVWADSKELGVARVKSRSGKTYVVANYNPPGNFVGSFASQVPRPK from the exons ATGGCCAAGACCAAGACGGAGACCACCGTTCGCACCTACACCAAGGATGGAAAG CGTTACGAGGAGACGACGGTGGttgagacgaaggaagaggatgatgggaccatcaccaccaccaccaagaccaccaccaaaACCCTCGGCTCGTACACCACCAAGACTGTGACTGAGGGCGTGGAAG GGATCAAGCTAAGCCAAGGGGGTCGTGCGAGTCGTGTGTCGTCCACCAGCAGCAATGACTCCTCTCCCACTCGAGTTAAATCCCAA CAAAAGACAAGGAACGAGGCTGAGACCAAGACGAAGAAGGGCGGGTTGCTGAGCAAGTTTAAGGGTGGCGACAAGTCATCGGATTCCagcgacgacgaggaggacTTCGCCAAGAGCGTCCTGAACAGTGTCAATGAATACAGGGCGAAGCACGGAGTGGCCAAGCTGAAGCTGAGCAAGGAG GTGTTCGCCATAGTGATG CTGAACAAATACGCCAAAATATGGGCGAAGAAGCTAGCTACAGACGAGAAGATGTCCCACAATCCTGACAGCAAGTACGGGGAAAATGTCTTCTGCCTCAGCTCCAACTCAACCAACTTCGAT GCGAAACCCAAGGAGGTGGTGGACCACTGGTATTCCGAGGTGAAGGATCACAAATTCGGCGAAGAGCCTAAAGGAACGGCGCTCAAGTCTG GTCACTTCTCGCAGCTGGTGTGGAAAGACACCAAGCACATGGGGGTAGGGAAGGCGAGGAGCGCCGCGGGCACCAAGGTCTTCGTGGTGGCTAACTTCGACCCTCAGGGCAACTGGATGGGCCAGTTTGCCGACCAGGTCCCGCCTGTTGG TGGGTTCACCAGGACGGCTACCTCGGACAAGCCATTAAAAATCAACAAGACTCgcaagtcttcctcctccagtgagTCCTCTTCCGATGAGGAAGATTTCGCTGAAGACTGCCTCAAGGCCCACAATGACTATCGCAAGAAACACGGAGCCCAACCCCTCAAGCTGAGTAAGAAG CTGAGCAAAGTGGCGAAGGAGTGGTGTGAGACAATAGCCAGGAAGGACGTGCTGCAACACCGCCCCAACAATCAGTACGGCGAGAACctgtactgctactactcgCCAGACCCCAAGTTTAACCTCAAAGGGGACGAGGCAGTCAAATCGTGGTACAGCGAGATCAAGGACTTCAGGTTTGGAGCAGAACCCAGGGATCTCAGAGCTG GTCACTTCACGCAGGTGGTCTGGGCTGACTCGAAGGAGCTGGGAGTGGCGCGGGTCAAGTCCAGGTCCGGCAAGACTTACGTGGTGGCTAACTACAACCCTCCCGGTAATTTTGTGGGCAGCTTCGCATCCCAGGTGCCGAGGCCTAAATAA